A stretch of Pomacea canaliculata isolate SZHN2017 linkage group LG6, ASM307304v1, whole genome shotgun sequence DNA encodes these proteins:
- the LOC112566621 gene encoding uncharacterized protein LOC112566621 isoform X1 yields MDLITFTAVVLVASLHSLSVKGQSLVSCAQTVCAGDRSCRIIQRCWSGDCQTGTGCVDPSKLPLDRTDFKCPYDDPILRSLDGGALVEIKCGSSNPLNTCPEGTECIEPAGVCCTGATKNTGQCPATRENYFQTNGGCRTFCRHDQECPGYKRCCATGIGCNHCMDPVPALTCETKACDAGFHCLMSGGNCTSYPCLAEPVCIADKIGDCPVLPGMSICEHVCLVDTHCPGDQKCCSAGACHVCVSPALYTTTSLPPADVGGPGSVSSSTSASSTPLFGFASLGSMDASNNIITPAAGPNPPAVPMFDMMSGVQPTNSGPVQMMAPTLGGMGSVQTSPTMLLDQQPSSSPQISTSGLDSLGGDPQGPISVAAVHSGGLTGMNLFGPPPQPSGPSPGFFSGPRSPRWLQTSRTSTLSLSPRSGLHATLFASC; encoded by the exons ATGGATTTAATAACATTCACAGCGGTTGTACTCGTTGCG AGTTTACATTCGCTGTCAGTGAAAGGACAAAGCTTGGTTTCTTGTGCCCAGACA gTATGTGCGGGGGACAGATCTTGCCGTATAATTCAGCGCTGCTGGAGTGGTGATTGTCAGACTGGTACCGGGTGTGTAG ACCCATCAAAGCTGCCGCTGGACCGGACAGACTTCAAGTGCCCGTATGACGACCCCATCTTGCGTTCCCTGGATGGCGGGGCTCTCGTGGAGATCAAGTGCGGGAGCTCCAACCCCCTCAACACCTGTCCGGAGGGAACCGAGTGCATCGAGCCTGCTGGCGTCTGCTGCACTGGAGCCACAA AAAACACGGGTCAGTGCCCAGCCACCCGTGAGAACTACTTCCAGACCAATGGCGGGTGCAGAACCTTCTGTCGTCACGACCAGGAGTGTCCGGGATACAAGCGGTGCTGCGCCACAGGCATCGGGTGCAACCACTGCATGGACCCTGTGCCCGCCCTCACCTGCGAG ACCAAAGCGTGCGACGCCGGGTTCCACTGTCTGATGAGCGGCGGCAACTGTACATCTTATCCCTGTCTCGCCGAGCCTGTCTGCATCG CCGACAAAATTGGCGACTGCCCGGTGCTGCCTGGGATGTCCATCTGCGAACACGTGTGTCTTGTGGACACGCATTGCCCTGGAGATCAGAAGTGTTGCTCGGCGGGTGCGTGCCACGTCTGCGTCTCCCCCGCCCtgtacaccaccaccagcctCCCTCCTGCTGACGTGGGGGGCCCCGGGAGTGTCTCAAGCTCCACCTCGGCGTCCAGCACACCATTGTTTGGCTTTGCCAGCCTGGGCTCGA TGGATGCCAGCAATAACATCATTACACCTGCTGCCGGTCCAAACCCGCCGGCAGTCCCCATGTTTGATATGATGAGCGGAGTTCAGCCCACAAACTCTGGTCCTGTCCAGATGATGGCCCCGACACTCGGCGGGATGGGCTCTGTACAAACCAGCCCTACGATG CTGCTCGATCAACAGCCCAGCAGCAGCCCCCAAATATCCACCTCTGGTCTGGATAGTTTAGGTGGCGACCCCCAGGGACCTATCTCCGTTGCTGCAGTCCACTCAGGAGGTTTGACAGGT ATGAATCTGTTTGGACCTCCACCTCAGCCATCAGGTCCTTCACCTGGTTTCTTCAGCGGTCCCCGCTCTCCCCGATGGTTGCAGACCTCCAGAACTTC AACCCTCAGTCTCAGCCCCAGAAGCGGACTGCATGCAACTTT ATTTGCCTCATGCTGA
- the LOC112566621 gene encoding neurogenic locus notch homolog protein 1-like isoform X3, with product MDLITFTAVVLVASLHSLSVKGQSLVSCAQTVCAGDRSCRIIQRCWSGDCQTGTGCVDPSKLPLDRTDFKCPYDDPILRSLDGGALVEIKCGSSNPLNTCPEGTECIEPAGVCCTGATKNTGQCPATRENYFQTNGGCRTFCRHDQECPGYKRCCATGIGCNHCMDPVPALTCETKACDAGFHCLMSGGNCTSYPCLAEPVCIADKIGDCPVLPGMSICEHVCLVDTHCPGDQKCCSAGACHVCVSPALYTTTSLPPADVGGPGSVSSSTSASSTPLFGFASLGSMDASNNIITPAAGPNPPAVPMFDMMSGVQPTNSGPVQMMAPTLGGMGSVQTSPTMMNLFGPPPQPSGPSPGFFSGPRSPRWLQTSRTSTLSLSPRSGLHATLFASC from the exons ATGGATTTAATAACATTCACAGCGGTTGTACTCGTTGCG AGTTTACATTCGCTGTCAGTGAAAGGACAAAGCTTGGTTTCTTGTGCCCAGACA gTATGTGCGGGGGACAGATCTTGCCGTATAATTCAGCGCTGCTGGAGTGGTGATTGTCAGACTGGTACCGGGTGTGTAG ACCCATCAAAGCTGCCGCTGGACCGGACAGACTTCAAGTGCCCGTATGACGACCCCATCTTGCGTTCCCTGGATGGCGGGGCTCTCGTGGAGATCAAGTGCGGGAGCTCCAACCCCCTCAACACCTGTCCGGAGGGAACCGAGTGCATCGAGCCTGCTGGCGTCTGCTGCACTGGAGCCACAA AAAACACGGGTCAGTGCCCAGCCACCCGTGAGAACTACTTCCAGACCAATGGCGGGTGCAGAACCTTCTGTCGTCACGACCAGGAGTGTCCGGGATACAAGCGGTGCTGCGCCACAGGCATCGGGTGCAACCACTGCATGGACCCTGTGCCCGCCCTCACCTGCGAG ACCAAAGCGTGCGACGCCGGGTTCCACTGTCTGATGAGCGGCGGCAACTGTACATCTTATCCCTGTCTCGCCGAGCCTGTCTGCATCG CCGACAAAATTGGCGACTGCCCGGTGCTGCCTGGGATGTCCATCTGCGAACACGTGTGTCTTGTGGACACGCATTGCCCTGGAGATCAGAAGTGTTGCTCGGCGGGTGCGTGCCACGTCTGCGTCTCCCCCGCCCtgtacaccaccaccagcctCCCTCCTGCTGACGTGGGGGGCCCCGGGAGTGTCTCAAGCTCCACCTCGGCGTCCAGCACACCATTGTTTGGCTTTGCCAGCCTGGGCTCGA TGGATGCCAGCAATAACATCATTACACCTGCTGCCGGTCCAAACCCGCCGGCAGTCCCCATGTTTGATATGATGAGCGGAGTTCAGCCCACAAACTCTGGTCCTGTCCAGATGATGGCCCCGACACTCGGCGGGATGGGCTCTGTACAAACCAGCCCTACGATG ATGAATCTGTTTGGACCTCCACCTCAGCCATCAGGTCCTTCACCTGGTTTCTTCAGCGGTCCCCGCTCTCCCCGATGGTTGCAGACCTCCAGAACTTC AACCCTCAGTCTCAGCCCCAGAAGCGGACTGCATGCAACTTT ATTTGCCTCATGCTGA
- the LOC112566621 gene encoding uncharacterized protein LOC112566621 isoform X2: MDLITFTAVVLVASLHSLSVKGQSLVSCAQTVCAGDRSCRIIQRCWSGDCQTGTGCVDPSKLPLDRTDFKCPYDDPILRSLDGGALVEIKCGSSNPLNTCPEGTECIEPAGVCCTGATKNTGQCPATRENYFQTNGGCRTFCRHDQECPGYKRCCATGIGCNHCMDPVPALTCETKACDAGFHCLMSGGNCTSYPCLAEPVCIADKIGDCPVLPGMSICEHVCLVDTHCPGDQKCCSAGACHVCVSPALYTTTSLPPADVGGPGSVSSSTSASSTPLFGFASLGSMDASNNIITPAAGPNPPAVPMFDMMSGVQPTNSGPVQMMAPTLGGMGSVQTSPTMLLDQQPSSSPQISTSGLDSLGGDPQGPISVAAVHSGGLTGMNLFGPPPQPSGPSPGFFSGPRSPRWLQTSRTSTLSLSPRSGLHATLCAS; encoded by the exons ATGGATTTAATAACATTCACAGCGGTTGTACTCGTTGCG AGTTTACATTCGCTGTCAGTGAAAGGACAAAGCTTGGTTTCTTGTGCCCAGACA gTATGTGCGGGGGACAGATCTTGCCGTATAATTCAGCGCTGCTGGAGTGGTGATTGTCAGACTGGTACCGGGTGTGTAG ACCCATCAAAGCTGCCGCTGGACCGGACAGACTTCAAGTGCCCGTATGACGACCCCATCTTGCGTTCCCTGGATGGCGGGGCTCTCGTGGAGATCAAGTGCGGGAGCTCCAACCCCCTCAACACCTGTCCGGAGGGAACCGAGTGCATCGAGCCTGCTGGCGTCTGCTGCACTGGAGCCACAA AAAACACGGGTCAGTGCCCAGCCACCCGTGAGAACTACTTCCAGACCAATGGCGGGTGCAGAACCTTCTGTCGTCACGACCAGGAGTGTCCGGGATACAAGCGGTGCTGCGCCACAGGCATCGGGTGCAACCACTGCATGGACCCTGTGCCCGCCCTCACCTGCGAG ACCAAAGCGTGCGACGCCGGGTTCCACTGTCTGATGAGCGGCGGCAACTGTACATCTTATCCCTGTCTCGCCGAGCCTGTCTGCATCG CCGACAAAATTGGCGACTGCCCGGTGCTGCCTGGGATGTCCATCTGCGAACACGTGTGTCTTGTGGACACGCATTGCCCTGGAGATCAGAAGTGTTGCTCGGCGGGTGCGTGCCACGTCTGCGTCTCCCCCGCCCtgtacaccaccaccagcctCCCTCCTGCTGACGTGGGGGGCCCCGGGAGTGTCTCAAGCTCCACCTCGGCGTCCAGCACACCATTGTTTGGCTTTGCCAGCCTGGGCTCGA TGGATGCCAGCAATAACATCATTACACCTGCTGCCGGTCCAAACCCGCCGGCAGTCCCCATGTTTGATATGATGAGCGGAGTTCAGCCCACAAACTCTGGTCCTGTCCAGATGATGGCCCCGACACTCGGCGGGATGGGCTCTGTACAAACCAGCCCTACGATG CTGCTCGATCAACAGCCCAGCAGCAGCCCCCAAATATCCACCTCTGGTCTGGATAGTTTAGGTGGCGACCCCCAGGGACCTATCTCCGTTGCTGCAGTCCACTCAGGAGGTTTGACAGGT ATGAATCTGTTTGGACCTCCACCTCAGCCATCAGGTCCTTCACCTGGTTTCTTCAGCGGTCCCCGCTCTCCCCGATGGTTGCAGACCTCCAGAACTTC AACCCTCAGTCTCAGCCCCAGAAGCGGACTGCATGCAACTTT ATGTGCCTCATGA